One region of Arthrobacter sp. StoSoilB22 genomic DNA includes:
- a CDS encoding glycerophosphodiester phosphodiesterase family protein has protein sequence MTSDDFAPSRPKVYAHRGASAAFAEHTRAAYLKAIADGADGVECDIHLTRDQHLVLLHDADLDRTSTGTGPVAERTLEELRALDFSSWKGARIPEAYGGVSDQFLTLPDLLDILCEAGREIGLAIELKHPSPYGLKLEDRVLALLEEEGWTPEESRLENIHISFMSFDSDSVGRLLETVPGKHVCQLVDNFTAKEIREEFGLGFFTGGAVANVMRATQEDAERVLDEGLVGIAGPGIEYVREHARNVQRWLEAGRIFRVWTVDSEKDVALCQGLGIHEITTNKPAQVLAQLMVSK, from the coding sequence ATGACTAGCGACGACTTCGCCCCAAGCCGGCCCAAGGTCTACGCACATCGCGGCGCCAGTGCTGCGTTTGCCGAGCACACCCGGGCCGCCTATTTGAAGGCCATTGCCGATGGCGCCGACGGCGTGGAGTGCGACATCCACCTGACCCGGGACCAGCATCTCGTCTTGCTCCACGACGCAGACCTGGACCGCACGTCCACCGGGACAGGCCCGGTTGCGGAGCGCACTCTTGAGGAACTTCGCGCCTTGGACTTCTCCTCATGGAAGGGTGCGCGGATCCCTGAGGCTTATGGGGGTGTGTCGGATCAGTTCCTCACGTTGCCGGACCTGCTGGACATTTTGTGTGAGGCTGGACGCGAAATTGGCCTGGCCATTGAACTCAAACACCCGAGTCCCTACGGACTGAAACTTGAAGATCGTGTTCTTGCCCTGTTGGAAGAGGAGGGCTGGACGCCGGAGGAGTCACGGCTGGAAAACATCCACATCTCCTTCATGAGCTTCGACTCGGACTCGGTGGGGCGCCTGCTGGAGACCGTTCCCGGGAAGCACGTCTGCCAGTTGGTGGACAATTTCACGGCGAAGGAAATTCGTGAGGAGTTTGGTCTGGGATTCTTTACCGGCGGGGCTGTAGCCAACGTCATGAGGGCAACTCAAGAGGATGCGGAGCGTGTACTGGATGAGGGCTTGGTAGGTATTGCGGGCCCTGGCATCGAGTACGTACGTGAGCACGCGCGCAACGTTCAGCGCTGGTTGGAGGCGGGCCGCATCTTCCGGGTGTGGACCGTTGACTCGGAGAAGGACGTGGCCCTGTGTCAGGGACTCGGCATCCACGAGATCACCACCAACAAGCCGGCCCAGGTGCTCGCACAGTTGATGGTGTCCAAGTAG